The proteins below are encoded in one region of Vicinamibacterales bacterium:
- the sufD gene encoding Fe-S cluster assembly protein SufD, giving the protein MPDVTLKSPTAAGHVVALFERLEGQRSAEPAWLRTRRRNAMIAFEHLGFPTTRDEEWRFTNIKPIAGARFSPAPSVTAVSSQAAAGYLIPGIDGSVLTFVNGRFAPALSSLRPGVRLGSMAELLRSDATILERHLGRYASTADRAFVALNTALFEDGAVIDVEPDTVVGAPVQLVFLSADNGTPIASHPRVLIVAGRNSQVRVIESFGGVDGGARTFTNAVTEIVTEAGAVVEHYRLQRERDESFHIGHTQFQLGRSSNSTSHAVSIGGLIARHEAVAVLADEGVECTLNGLYLADGSRLVDNHTEIDHAMPHGGSHELYKGILAGQARAVFNGRIRVRPDAQKTDAKQTNKTLLLSDDAQINTKPQLEILANDVKCTHGATVGQLSEDAMFYLRARGIGADEARGLLIRAFAIDVVNRMSLEPVRAELDRLLASWLPGALAREVVA; this is encoded by the coding sequence ATGCCTGACGTCACGCTGAAGTCACCAACCGCGGCCGGGCACGTCGTGGCCCTATTCGAGCGCCTCGAAGGTCAACGCTCAGCCGAGCCGGCGTGGCTCCGCACGCGCCGTCGCAACGCGATGATCGCCTTCGAGCACCTGGGGTTCCCGACGACGCGCGACGAAGAGTGGCGGTTCACGAACATCAAGCCGATCGCCGGCGCGCGCTTCTCGCCGGCGCCGTCTGTGACGGCCGTCTCGAGTCAGGCGGCCGCGGGCTATCTGATTCCGGGCATCGATGGGTCCGTCCTCACGTTCGTGAACGGTCGGTTTGCGCCCGCGCTCTCCTCGCTGCGTCCCGGCGTCCGGCTCGGCAGCATGGCGGAGTTGCTGAGATCCGATGCGACGATACTGGAGCGTCACCTGGGGCGATACGCCTCCACCGCCGATCGCGCGTTCGTCGCGCTGAACACCGCCCTCTTCGAGGACGGCGCGGTGATCGACGTGGAGCCGGATACGGTCGTCGGCGCGCCCGTCCAGCTCGTCTTTCTCTCCGCCGACAACGGGACGCCGATCGCAAGCCATCCACGGGTGCTCATCGTAGCCGGCCGGAACAGCCAGGTTCGGGTGATCGAGTCGTTCGGTGGGGTGGACGGCGGCGCGCGGACGTTCACGAACGCCGTGACGGAGATCGTGACCGAGGCCGGCGCGGTCGTCGAGCACTACCGGCTGCAGCGCGAGCGCGACGAGTCGTTCCACATCGGCCACACGCAGTTCCAGCTCGGACGTTCGAGCAACTCGACCTCGCACGCCGTCTCGATCGGCGGACTCATCGCCCGCCACGAGGCGGTCGCCGTCCTGGCGGACGAAGGCGTGGAGTGCACGCTGAACGGGCTCTACCTCGCCGACGGGAGCCGGCTGGTGGACAACCACACCGAGATCGACCACGCCATGCCGCATGGCGGCAGCCACGAGCTGTACAAGGGCATCCTCGCCGGCCAGGCGCGCGCCGTCTTCAACGGTCGGATCCGGGTTCGACCCGATGCGCAGAAGACCGACGCGAAGCAGACGAACAAGACGCTCCTGTTGTCCGACGATGCGCAGATCAATACCAAGCCGCAGTTGGAGATCCTCGCCAACGACGTGAAGTGCACGCACGGCGCGACCGTCGGTCAATTGAGCGAGGATGCGATGTTCTACCTGCGGGCGCGCGGCATTGGCGCCGATGAGGCCAGGGGCCTGTTGATCCGCGCCTTTGCGATCGACGTCGTCAACCGGATGTCGCTGGAGCCGGTGCGCGCAGAACTCGACCGCCTGCTCGCGTCGTGGCTGCCCGGCGCCCTGGCACGGGAGGTCGTCGCATGA
- a CDS encoding cysteine desulfurase, which translates to MSTAIMKRSGIVQVPVRPFDVEAVRRDFPILRQEVHGRPLAYLDNAATTQKPTSVVEALTHYYLHDNANIHRGVHLLSERATAAYEAARQVVQRFLNAREAREIVFVRGTTEAINLVAQTFGRQLKTGDEIVTSVLEHHSNFVPWKMVSEQTGASLRVVPITDAGELRMDEYERLLNDRTRLVALGHVSNALGTVNPVAEIVRLAHARGIPVLIDGAQAVAHVPMDVQALDCDFYAFSGHKLYGPTGIGALYGKAAMLDRLPPWQGGGDMISSVMLDEVRYNTLPAKFEAGTPNIAGAIGLAAAIGYFGALDLDGAAAHEADLFDYAVRRLAEVPGVRPVGQAAHRTSIVSFVMDQAHPHDIGTILDGEGVAIRTGHHCCQPLMHRLGVAATARVSIAFYNTREEIDRVVAALERVREVFG; encoded by the coding sequence ATGAGCACCGCCATCATGAAGCGGAGCGGAATCGTCCAGGTGCCGGTGCGGCCGTTCGACGTGGAGGCCGTCCGCCGCGACTTTCCGATTCTGCGGCAGGAGGTTCACGGCAGGCCGCTCGCGTACCTCGACAACGCAGCGACCACGCAGAAGCCGACCTCCGTCGTCGAGGCGCTGACGCACTACTACCTGCACGACAACGCGAACATCCATCGCGGCGTGCACCTGCTGAGCGAGCGCGCGACAGCCGCCTACGAGGCTGCGCGCCAGGTCGTGCAGCGGTTTCTGAACGCCAGGGAAGCGCGTGAAATCGTGTTCGTCCGGGGCACCACGGAGGCGATCAACCTCGTCGCACAGACGTTCGGCCGCCAACTGAAGACCGGCGACGAGATCGTCACGTCGGTGCTCGAGCACCACTCGAACTTCGTTCCGTGGAAGATGGTGAGCGAGCAGACCGGCGCGAGCCTCCGGGTCGTGCCGATCACCGATGCAGGCGAGTTGCGGATGGACGAGTACGAGAGACTGTTGAACGACCGCACGCGTCTCGTTGCGCTCGGCCACGTCTCGAACGCGCTCGGCACCGTCAATCCGGTGGCCGAGATTGTCCGCCTGGCTCATGCGCGCGGCATCCCGGTGCTGATCGACGGCGCGCAGGCCGTGGCGCACGTGCCGATGGACGTGCAGGCGCTCGATTGCGATTTCTACGCGTTCTCTGGCCACAAACTGTACGGCCCGACCGGCATCGGCGCGCTGTACGGCAAGGCCGCGATGCTCGACCGCCTGCCGCCGTGGCAAGGTGGCGGCGACATGATCAGCTCCGTCATGCTCGACGAAGTCCGCTACAACACGTTGCCCGCGAAGTTCGAGGCGGGCACGCCGAATATCGCCGGCGCGATTGGCCTGGCGGCTGCGATCGGGTACTTCGGGGCACTCGACCTCGACGGAGCAGCCGCTCACGAGGCCGATCTGTTCGACTACGCGGTCCGTCGTCTCGCGGAGGTCCCGGGCGTTCGTCCAGTCGGCCAGGCGGCCCACCGCACGAGCATCGTCTCGTTCGTGATGGACCAGGCCCACCCGCACGACATCGGTACCATCCTCGACGGAGAGGGGGTGGCGATCCGGACCGGTCACCACTGTTGTCAACCCCTGATGCATCGACTTGGCGTCGCCGCGACTGCGCGTGTCTCGATCGCGTTCTACAACACGCGCGAGGAAATCGACAGGGTCGTCGCCGCGCTCGAGCGTGTGCGGGAGGTGTTCGGCTGA
- a CDS encoding SUF system NifU family Fe-S cluster assembly protein, protein MSDLRELYQEVILDHNKRPRNFGTLPEANHHAEGHNPLCGDRLRLYVDVEDGIIRDLRFDGAGCAISRASASLMTDAVKGKPIAEAEKLFEEFHQMVTSGVDEEVEAALGKLSVFCGVREFPSRVKCASLAWHTLHAALDENAQPVTTE, encoded by the coding sequence ATGTCGGATCTTCGCGAACTCTACCAGGAAGTCATCCTCGACCATAACAAGCGGCCGCGGAACTTCGGCACGCTGCCCGAAGCCAACCATCACGCCGAAGGGCACAATCCGCTGTGCGGCGACCGGCTCAGGCTGTACGTGGACGTCGAAGACGGCATCATCCGTGACCTGCGTTTCGACGGTGCCGGCTGCGCGATTTCTCGCGCGTCCGCGTCCTTGATGACCGACGCGGTGAAGGGCAAGCCGATCGCCGAAGCGGAGAAGCTGTTCGAGGAGTTCCACCAGATGGTCACGTCGGGTGTGGACGAGGAGGTCGAAGCGGCGCTCGGGAAGCTGAGCGTGTTCTGCGGCGTGCGCGAGTTCCCGTCGCGCGTGAAGTGCGCCAGCCTGGCCTGGCACACGCTGCACGCGGCGCTCGACGAGAACGCCCAGCCGGTCACCACGGAGTAG
- a CDS encoding SUF system Fe-S cluster assembly protein produces the protein MSSDPIRTLSLRPQVIDAICSVYDPEIPVNIWELGLIYDIDIDADARVQVRMTLTAPACPSAQSLPVEVERRIREVPGVKDAYVEVVWDPAWSPERMTDAAKLQLGML, from the coding sequence ATGTCCTCGGATCCCATTCGCACCTTGTCGCTGCGCCCCCAGGTCATCGACGCCATCTGTTCGGTCTATGACCCGGAGATTCCCGTGAACATCTGGGAACTGGGGCTCATCTACGACATCGACATCGATGCCGACGCCCGCGTCCAGGTCCGCATGACCTTGACCGCACCCGCCTGCCCGTCGGCGCAATCACTGCCTGTCGAGGTCGAGCGCAGGATCCGCGAAGTCCCCGGCGTGAAGGACGCCTACGTGGAAGTCGTCTGGGACCCCGCCTGGTCCCCCGAGCGGATGACCGACGCCGCCAAGCTCCAACTGGGCATGCTCTAG
- a CDS encoding prepilin-type N-terminal cleavage/methylation domain-containing protein: MHGQRPTKLDAGFTLMEALVAMMVLAFGLLGLAQVFALGMRHMSTSTYDAIAREKAREAVESVHTARDTRIITWTQIRNVTQGGVFTDGETTLRLAGPDGLMNTADDPATLEEELAPGPDRILGTADDVHVPLTNFWRTITITDVVGEPSLRQLRVTIRYRVGSENRTYVLTTFVSSYA, from the coding sequence ATGCACGGACAACGACCAACCAAGTTGGACGCCGGCTTCACGCTCATGGAAGCGCTCGTCGCCATGATGGTCCTGGCGTTCGGTCTGCTCGGGCTTGCCCAGGTGTTCGCGCTCGGGATGCGGCACATGAGTACGTCGACATACGATGCCATCGCCCGCGAAAAGGCGCGCGAGGCGGTGGAGAGCGTGCACACCGCCCGGGACACCCGCATCATCACCTGGACTCAGATTCGGAACGTCACCCAGGGCGGCGTCTTCACGGACGGCGAAACGACGCTCCGGCTTGCGGGACCCGACGGCTTGATGAACACCGCCGACGACCCGGCGACGCTCGAGGAGGAGCTGGCGCCAGGCCCCGATCGAATCCTGGGCACAGCGGACGATGTCCACGTGCCGCTGACGAACTTCTGGCGGACCATCACCATCACCGACGTCGTCGGCGAACCGTCCCTTCGACAGTTGCGCGTCACGATCCGCTACCGCGTTGGAAGCGAGAACCGGACATACGTACTGACGACCTTCGTGTCCTCCTACGCGTGA
- a CDS encoding prepilin-type N-terminal cleavage/methylation domain-containing protein, which produces MSITARSESGFTLVELLVSMTITAIVMAGAFMVFSQATRMNQVAAETISVNRDQANAMDLVVRDLLQVGQGLPSSKVVSVPNGTGITINRPGPTAATVSLSDWPAVLPGPGSGPSVDGGPATDVLTLLYVDTMFVTSTGQAPAATVAANGASMTVTAPITLEVGDLVLFDVSGRDAVQVATGVTVDASSLQTVQFAAGDKLNFNQRTATAGTILQIQPVANTAFTANVSRLRMITYYIDANRTPAALIRCLNNQCVGSNPIPGQVVALGVENLQFSFDIVDGDTNPSNIKMTATDLAGGGACGTDPCSTNQIRKANVALSMRSRHRVQQLNDFVHRLLTTQVSLRNLSFVDRYPTT; this is translated from the coding sequence GTGAGCATCACCGCGCGATCGGAATCGGGCTTCACGCTGGTCGAGTTGCTCGTGTCGATGACCATCACGGCGATCGTGATGGCGGGCGCGTTCATGGTCTTCTCGCAGGCGACCAGGATGAACCAGGTTGCGGCCGAGACCATTTCGGTCAACCGAGATCAGGCGAACGCGATGGACCTCGTCGTTCGCGACCTCCTGCAGGTCGGCCAGGGCCTGCCGAGCTCGAAGGTCGTGTCGGTTCCGAATGGCACCGGCATCACCATCAACCGGCCCGGCCCAACCGCGGCCACGGTCAGCCTGTCCGATTGGCCGGCGGTCCTGCCAGGTCCCGGAAGCGGGCCGAGCGTCGACGGCGGTCCGGCCACCGACGTGCTGACGCTTCTCTACGTCGACACCATGTTCGTAACGTCGACGGGCCAGGCGCCGGCAGCGACGGTGGCAGCAAATGGCGCGAGCATGACGGTCACCGCTCCGATCACCCTCGAAGTCGGAGACCTGGTGCTGTTCGATGTCTCCGGGAGGGACGCCGTTCAGGTCGCGACCGGGGTCACGGTGGATGCCAGCAGCCTTCAAACGGTCCAGTTCGCCGCCGGCGACAAACTCAACTTCAACCAGCGGACGGCGACTGCCGGGACGATCCTGCAGATCCAGCCGGTCGCCAACACCGCATTCACCGCCAACGTCAGCCGGCTCCGGATGATCACGTACTACATCGACGCGAATCGAACGCCCGCCGCGTTGATCCGCTGCCTCAACAACCAGTGCGTCGGATCGAACCCGATTCCCGGCCAGGTCGTCGCGCTCGGCGTCGAGAACCTCCAATTCTCGTTCGACATTGTCGATGGCGACACCAACCCATCGAACATCAAGATGACCGCCACGGACCTGGCGGGTGGCGGCGCCTGCGGGACCGACCCGTGTTCCACGAATCAGATCCGGAAGGCGAACGTGGCGCTGTCGATGCGCTCGCGGCACCGCGTGCAGCAACTGAACGACTTCGTCCACCGCCTCCTGACGACGCAGGTGAGCCTCAGGAATCTCAGCTTCGTGGATCGATATCCGACAACGTAA